A genome region from Leishmania mexicana MHOM/GT/2001/U1103 complete genome, chromosome 28 includes the following:
- a CDS encoding putative leishmanolysin codes for MSRTLLRITVTFVLVCSVVGVGAVQAHPERGDSEEPRCGFDELEAHTIGTRVSEISRVEPPAGELAVAAAATGAWQPIRIAVFTDDISNSSQHCTASRQSRPSFRGDRVTCSAADVLTNRKKQALLELLIPSAVELHKERLNVQRENGNIVVNPFINKHPICGQFSIPKDHMKIGVKDADFVLYMSAGPTSDNTIAWALKCQSFEDGRPSVGVANISPKYIAADPKIVRVIAHEVLHALGFTHSVFKEQNMLVMASFRGKSPSPVIRSEKVVAMARQHYGCQTQAFMELEDEGEKGSVSSHWKRRNAKDELMASVSGVGIYSALTIAAMEDTGYYKGNYDKAESMAYGHLAGCKLKDDRCVIKGTSQNNNMFCDAPDAPSSCTSDRRGVGKCIFTYYDSNLPTQFQYFENPRLGGSDPLMDFCPFVGDADDTKCTAKTNALKGSVYGIMSRCVDTPVGFSVGGSAAQQHGICAEVQCGSSTYGVKVRGASAFQDCLPGKTYNLSTLSPSFSKGYLVCPSYESVCAIKINASLYEEYSRFLTDHSVTGVRTSVTAVVAVLLVVLFMA; via the coding sequence ATGTCCCGCACGCTCTTGAGGATCACGGTGACCTTTGTGTTGGTGTGCTCTGTTGTCGGCGTGGGCGCGGTGCAGGCGCACCCAGAGCGAGGCGACTCAGAAGAGCCGCGCTGCGGGTTTgacgagctggaggcgcacacgATCGGCACTCGCGTGAGTGAGATAAGCCGTGTAGAGCCGCCAGCCGGGGAGCTTGCggttgcggctgctgcaacgGGGGCCTGGCAGCCCATCCGCATTGCTGTCTTCACAGATGACATTTCGAACAGCAGCCAGCACTGCACCGCTTCGCGCCAGAGTCGGCCCAGCTTCCGTGGCGACAGGGTgacctgcagcgcagcggacgTTCTCACAAACAGAAAGAAACAGGCTCTGTTGGAGCTGCTGATTCCATCCGCAGTTGAGCTGCACAAAGAGCGGCTGAACGTGCAGCGGGAGAATGGCAACATCGTTGTCAACCCCTTTATTAATAAACACCCCATCTGCGGTCAGTTCAGCATACCCAAAGACCACATGAAGATCGGTGTGAAGGACGCCGACTTTGTTCTGTACATGTCTGCTGGACCAACATCTGACAATACCATCGCATGGGCGCTGAAGTGTCAGAGCTTCGAGGATGGTCGCCCGTCCGTGGGCGTGGCGAACATCTCGCCTAAGTACATCGCCGCCGACCCGAAGATCGTACGCGTCATCGCGCACGAGGTGTTGCATGCACTCGGCTTCACGCACTCAGTTTTCAAAGAACAGAATATGTTGGTGATGGCGTCCTTTCGAGGCAAGAGCCCCTCGCCGGTCATCCGCAGTGAAAAGGTGGTCGCCATGGCGCGGCAACATTACGGCTGCCAAACGCAGGCTTTCATGGAGCTAGAAGACGAGGGTGAAAAGGGATCCGTTTCTTCACACTGGAAGCGCCGCAACGCCAAGGACGAGCTGATGGcgagcgtcagcggcgtcggcatcTACTCGGCGctcaccatcgccgccatgGAGGACACGGGCTACTACAAGGGCAACTACGACAAGGCGGAGTCGATGGCGTACGGCCACCTTGCGGGCTGCAAACTGAAAGACGATCGCTGCGTCATCAAAGGCACTTCACAGAATAATAATATGTTCTGCGACGCCCCCGACGCACCGTCGAGCTGCACCTCTGATCGCCGAGGCGTCGGGAAGTGCATATTCACCTATTACGACTCGAATCTGCCCACCCAGTTTCAATACTTCGAAAACCCGAGGCTGGGTGGCTCGGATCCCCTGATGGACTTCTGCCCGTTTGTGGGAGATGCCGACGACACGAAATGCACCGCTAAGACGAACGCGCTGAAGGGCAGCGTATATGGCATCATGTCGCGCTGTGTCGACACACCGGTAGGTTTTTCCGTTGGTGGCTCGGCGGCCCAGCAGCATGGCATTTGTGCTGAAGTGCAGTGCGGCAGCTCAACGTACGGCGTCAAAGTACGTGGTGCGTCTGCGTTCCAGGATTGTCTGCCAGGCAAAACCTACAACCTGTCGACACTGAGCCCGTCCTTCTCTAAAGGGTATTTGGTGTGCCCCTCTTATGAGTCCGTGTGCGCCATCAAGATAAACGCCTCGCTGTACGAAGAATACAGTCGTTTTCTCACCGACCACAGCGTGACTGGTGTTCGGACAAGtgtgacggcggtggtggcagtgctTCTGGTGGTGCTTTTCATGGCCTGA
- a CDS encoding putative map kinase — MDNYDVLEVIGEGTYGVVFKCRDKRTDRIVAVKQFKNFQTNAYVRVAMLRELRVEQLLKGEPNVTQLLEAFKQKNRLYLVMEYIPRSLLDVLEEVQHGLPEDSLVVLLFTMLLGIRSCHRNGIIHRDVKPENILVRDDGTASLCDFGFCRPLPRQLQPQAPPPSHKLSISSQDIGSSASPMAESGSFGQRPLLSPNDTPQMCTGASVSSGNSAVLNELVLADHQAIMTNYVATRWYRSPEMLLGMPSYTYAVDMWAVGAIMAEAIDGEPLLPGKTELEQLSLIQARIGDFPAAYEAGVRKRNGGMLRLRSVNPLAAPPQQLRTKSVQHKSRRASDAKDAAQKRTESKQGTSSYLTERYGGRITKAGMNLLHRLLRIDAAERITVEEALEHPYFDSVRGRFDASANGARRARSSNGACDEAPEMQALTEETTESTTMPPTATTSCQAPLPSLIATGAVGRTSTFLSMSGAAAGGGSPCLLAAAPPLDEVPFSMVDRMDAGANDDGGGPMQMPCGAECSPSVTSVAWEASSSSPGSREPCAVAGGNSSTTNSSSLSLWTASDTSAEAAPPTDATAEKDHVSLPQCSSVLAPLHPESPKSREAGGHHTSAAACNRADEDGNSSPPQLAPEEANGGVQPVLRRQVASDGSNTSATQRDVSMHSGDCTSASLLPSRQSHHNPRDARQLRHRTSSLESGGSVTAVRGTDSSPTNTALQEPSGAGGAASAAVISDTDVPASLSLLQPRRTTQRRSDGVVDSQPPSSKISAAKACRATSPSSLLAKSYSFKSIPTSRSKALAPNVVQPTSKCDLMQSTPEDDTEKRRHPSGPMSAPRSQGSRGGAEKRAAANSKGAHTFGSSFMTSNALRSARGNPGRTGELSSPSKERRSSVGRRIDGDGLQAVPAAPSCVNATTPASSFRATAQEPAEVSALRRRSTAKSRPLPQPGRRTSTATARARIANGNLHSPALPKPLLVRSSPEAPASLAVSDARVSGGKKRGLSRVVSPHLPREVRPLPAPERVTLLQEIESLEFLVGTPSAVEVLAPVVAAPVSHVPEHAESDTDAGGGARGRNQGDTRASATARAGHVVPASQPPGMPDKDVRPDGDRGGGNASPSLTLGETRRQCAETASSRASAAKRDTVASGTTSILGDGTASSELEDHGRQQSLQRPPHPSGTTGGRPLRMDLNSLSGTTHTSSTNVTTVGSSRAAPSLIFRSSRTVSSPLKLATIQPSSFTIQGEGELRELSTNGCHGSISASTRMSFTTLSNSAASPPTRRLAPALLRHHHPTTAAGASSGQASTSLGPDPVFGSSAFSAHSPLLAKNSAWSPTLSPNPQKRSNADGRRTSIDSPIVSLSGMRQQRRLSDIPIELSISEELFADSAAGGPGVGHWKNENTTPLSTTPPITMPDDLETVVLMGTPPAHQRTDQRRRDEAPCTATWSPVRSGTTAMMSSSMPDNSTPFRGLDRDSADSSAPFAGKGSAAKTEVVDHTAGTTRHSVTPALFAAAPKGVPTLDEDDVMNFCETPSPLMRGTLEAGGTGSSASTPSRKIPGPSLAPPQPLLGGASVVSAQQLHTGGGRRKSRLVL; from the coding sequence ATGGACAACTACGATGTACTCGAGGTCATCGGCGAGGGCACCTACGGGGTTGTCTTCAAATGCCGAGATAAGCGGACCGATCGGATAGTGGCGGTGAAGCAGTTCAAGAACTTTCAGACGAATGCGTACGTTCGTGTCGCAATGCTGCGCGAACTGCgcgtcgagcagctgctcaaAGGCGAGCCCAACgtgacgcagctgctcgaagCGTTCAAGCAGAAGAACCGCCTGTACCTTGTCATGGAGTACATACCGCGCAGCCTGCTAgacgtgctggaggaggtacAGCACGGCCTGCCCGAGGACTCTTTGGTGGTACTTCTCTTCACCATGCTCTTGGGTATTCGCTCCTGTCATCGCAATGGCATCATTCACCGTGATGTAAAGCCGGAGAACATCTTGGTGCGCGACGACGGTACAGCCTCCCTGTGTGACTTTGGGTTTTGCCGGCCCCTTCCTCGGCAGCTTCAGccgcaggcaccgccgccatcacacAAGCTCTCCATCTCTTCGCAAGACATCGGCTCATCGGCTTCGCCTATGGCCGAGAGCGGCAGCTTTGGACAGCGGCCCTTGCTGTCGCCAAATGACACGCCGCAAAtgtgcaccggcgcctctGTCTCATCAGGGAACTCGGCTGTGCTTAACGAGCTTGTCCTCGCTGATCATCAGGCGATCATGACGAACTACGTGGCGACGCGGTGGTACCGAAGTCCGGAGATGCTCCTGGGGATGCCCAGCTATACCTACGCGGTGGATATGTGGGCTGTGGGGGCCATCATGGCGGAGGCCATCGACGGTGAGCCGTTGTTGCCAGGCAAGACGGAACTGGAGCAGCTGTCGCTCATTCAGGCCCGTATCGGGGATTTCCCAGCGGCATACGAGGCGGGGGTGAGGAAGCGGAACGGTGGTATGCTGCGCTTGCGCTCCGTGAACCCgctcgcagcgccaccgcagcagctgcgcaccaAGTCGGTGCAGCACAAGTCACGGCGAGCAAGCGATGCAAAGGACGCTGCGCAGAAGCGCACAGAGTCGAAGCAGGGCACGAGCTCTTACTTGACCGAGCGTTATGGAGGGCGCATTACGAAGGCTGGCATGAATCTACTCCATCGACTTCTGCGCATCGATGCGGCGGAGCGCATCACCGTCGAGGAGGCACTTGAGCACCCTTACTTCGACAGCGTGCGAGGGAGGTTCGATGCAAGTGCGAATGGGGCTCGTCGAgctcgcagcagcaacggcgcctGCGATGAGGCACCAGAGATGCAGGCGCTCACTGAGGAAACAACGGAGTCGACGACGATGCCCCCAACGGCGACCACGTCATGCCAAgcgcctctcccttccctcatTGCCACCGGGGCCGTCGGCCGCACTTCAACCTTTCTCTCTATGtcgggtgctgcagctggcggcggttCGCCTTGCCTACtagctgcggcaccaccgctggACGAGGTGCCGTTCTCCATGGTAGACAGGATGGACGCGGGAGCgaacgacgacggcggcggccctaTGCAGATGCCTTGTGGCGCTGAGTGCTCGCCTAGCGTGACATCCGTCGCGTGGgaggcgtcgtcgtcttcgcctGGATCGCGCGAGCCCTGTGCCGTAGCCGGCGGCAACTCCTCGACCACTAACTCGTCGAGCCTCTCGCTGTGGACTGCATCAGACACCTCAGCTGAAGCCGCGCCGCCCACTGACGCGACGGCAGAGAAGGACCACGTGTCGCTCCCACAGTGTTCTAGCGTGCTTGCACCACTCCACCCGGAGTCGCCAAAGTCGAGGGAGGCGGGCGGTCACCACACGTCTGCGGCAGCGTGTAACAGggcggacgaggacggcaaCTCATCACCACCTCAGCTGGCGCCAGAGGAGGCCAACGGCGGTGTCCAACCTGTGCTGCGCCGACAGGTAGCCTCCGATGGCTCGAACACCTCTGCCACTCAGCGCGACGTATCCATGCACAGTGGTGactgcacctccgcctccctgcTCCCGTCTCGGCAAAGCCACCACAACCCGCGAGATGCGCGGCAACTTCGACACCGCACATCCAGCCTagagagcggcgggagcGTCACGGCGGTGAGGGGAACCGACTCCTCACCAACGAATACGGCTTTGCAGGAACCcagtggtgctggtggggcGGCGTCCGCCGCCGTGATAAGTGACACGGACGTCCctgcctctctttctctgctgcAGCCTCGACGAACGACACAgaggcgcagcgacggcgtggTGGACTCCCAGCCGCCGTCGAGCAAAATCAGTGCGGCGAAAGCATGTCGTGCCACGTCACCGTCTTCCCTGCTGGCAAAGTCGTACTCTTTCAAGTCGATCCCCACGAGTCGGTCAAAGGCGCTGGCACCCAACGTCGTACAGCCCACCTCGAAATGTGATCTGATGCAATCGACGCCAGAGGACGACACAGAAAAGCGGCGGCACCCCAGTGGACCGATGAGCGCGCCCCGCAGCCAgggcagcagaggaggcgccgAAAAGAGAGCCGCAGCGAACTCGAAGGGCGCACACACATTCGGCAGCAGCTTCATGACGTCCAACGCGCTGCGGAGTGCGCGCGGCAATCCTGGCCGCACTGGCGAGCTGAGTTCTCCGTCGAAAGAGCGGCGCTCCAGCGTGGGCCGGAGGATCGATGGAGATGGGCTGCAGGCCGTTCCAGCCGCCCCATCCTGTGTTAACGCGACAACTCCTGCCAGCTCGTTTCGTGCGACTGCACAGGAGCCAGCAGAGGTATCGGCGCTGAGGCGACGGAGCACGGCCAAATCGCGTCCACTTCCGCAGCCGGGTCGCCGCACCAGCACAGCGACTGCCCGCGCTCGCATCGCAAACGGTAACCTCCACAGCCCGGCGCTGCCGAAGCCTCTTTTAGTCCGCAGCTCTCCAGAGGCGCCTGCGTCGCTCGCGGTGAGCGACGCGCGCGTCAGTGGCGGCAAGAAGCGTGGGCTCTCGCGCGTTGTCTCACCTCATTTGCCACGTGAGGTGaggccgctgccggcccCGGAGCGCGTTACGTTGTTGCAGGAGATAGAAAGCCTCGAATTCTTGGTGGGCACACCCAGTGCTGTGGAGGTGCTAGCGCCGGTCGTCGCTGCGCCTGTCTCTCACGTCCCAGAGCACGCTGAATCTGACACCGAcgctggtggaggcgctcgcggcaGAAACCAAGGAGATACAAGAGCCTCTGCCACTGCCCGTGCGGGGCATGTGGTGCCGGCGTCTCAACCACCCGGGATGCCGGATAAGGATGTACGACCGGACGGGGaccgaggcggaggcaaTGCGAGTCCCTCGCTAACGCTGGGAGAGACAAGAAGGCAGTGCGCAGAGACGGCGAGCTCGCGCGCCTCGGCTGCGAAGCGAGACACAGTAGCTTCTGGTACAACCTCGATTTTGGGCGACGGCACTGCCAGCAGTGAATTAGAGGATCATGGACGGCAGCAAAGCCTCCAACGACCACCGCACCCGTCCGGCACTACCGGCGGACGCCCCCTTCGCATGGATTTGAACTCGCTTTCCGGGACCACCCACACATCCAGCACGAATGTCACCAccgtcggcagcagccgcgcagcacccaGTCTCATTTTCCGGTCTTCCCGCACCGTCTCTTCGCCCTTGAAGCTGGCGACCATCCAGCCTTCCTCGTTTACCATTCAGGGAGAGGGTGAGCTCCGCGAACTGTCGACGAACGGCTGCCATGGAAGCATCTCCGCTAGTACGAGGATGTCCTTCACGACTCTTTCTAACTCTGCGGCCTCGCCCCCAACACGCCGACTCGCTCCAGCGTTGCTGCGGCAtcaccaccccaccaccgctgcgggCGCATCCTCGGGTCAGGCGTCTACCTCCCTCGGACCCGATCCTGTATTCGGAAGCAGCGCCTTTTCTGCGCACTCACCTCTTCTCGCGAAGAACTCTGCTTGGTCGCCGACTCTGTCACCAAACCCGCAGAAACGCAGCAACGCTGATGGTCGGCGGACGTCGATAGACTCGCCAATCGTGTCACTGTCTGGCATGCGGCAACAGCGCCGTCTCTCCGACATTCCTATCGAGCTCTCTATCAGCGAGGAGTTGTTTGCTGACTCGGCCGCTGGCGGCCCAGGAGTGGGGCACTGGAAAAACGAGAACACAACCCCGCTCTCCACCACTCCCCCCATTACCATGCCGGACGACTTGGAAACTGTAGTGCTGATGGGCACTCCACCagcacaccagcgcaccgACCAGCGGCGTCGGGACGAGGCGccctgcaccgccacctggTCTCCggtccgcagcggcaccacggcTATGATGTCAAGTAGCATGCCCGACAACTCTACTCCATTTCGAGGCCTCGACCGAGACAGCGCTGACTCGTCAGCTCCCTTTGCAGGAAAGGGCTCTGCTGCGAAGACGGAAGTGGTGGACCATACTGCGGGGACAACGAGGCACAGCGTCACTCCGGCGTTGTTTGCTGCCGCGCCAAAAGGCGTACCGACGCTCGACGAGGATGATGTGATGAACTTCTGCGAAactccgtcgccgctgatgcGGGGCACACTGGAGGCAGGCGGCACGGGGAGCAGCGCGTCCACACCCTCACGGAAGATTCCCGGACCCTCACTAGCACCTCCCCAACCGCTTCTCGGCGGAGCGAGCGTGGTAAGcgcccagcagctgcacacaGGTGGAGGTCGCAGAAAGAGTCGGTTGGTGCTCTGA